The genomic stretch ACGAAATTTACGATTATTTTGTTTCGTTGCTGAGTGACTGAATCACAGCAATTTCTCGAATTTCAAATGAGCGCAAGAGAAAATCGTTTCCGGCGCACTTGATGATGGTCTGAGCCGTCGTTCCGACAGATCTCCTTTCTCTCAGAAGCATTAGTTGAGGAGGGTGGCATGCTTTTTGGGGTGGCTGATCAAGCCTATACGTGGACGGCAATGACGTTGGCAGTCTGGGCAGACATAGTCAGTGTTTGGCACTGGTAGGTTTTGTGCAGCATGTCGGGCTATGCGGGTTTCCTGAAACTGCTCGATGCGACGACGTTCAAATCTCTCAACGCCAACACGGCAGGCGGTGCGCCACTCTGGACGGTTAAGAGCTTTTCTCTCCCAGGTTTCAATGGGTATATCACATGCCTTCAGGTTGTATTTCAAAACATCCTTGTACCTCTTGTACTAACCTCCCCGTGGACGCTGACCACCGACCAGCTCCCCGTAGAAGAGTGCCTTTGGTATTCTGTTTTCCTCCATGCGAGTAAGATGTCCAGCCATCGGAGTTGGCCCTTGATGAGCAAAGCTTCAATGCCTTCTATCTCGCAACGTTCAAGTACAGTAGTGTTTGGTATTCTGTCCTTCCAAGAGATGCCAAAGATTTTTCGGAGGCATCTGAGATGGAACTGGTCAAGTTTTTTCACATGACGCACTTACGCGTGGGCTGAACGACAATAGTTTTTCACACGAAATCAAGTCGTTCATCAAGTCTTTCCTATTACTGTGAATTCAGTGCTTGTGAAAATATCTGGAAAGTAAACTATATCAACTACCATTTTTGCCTTTCAAGTGTTAAACCCGTCTACGATAAATCTGCAAGAAAGTGGGTTTCTGAAAGGGAtgatctcaaaaacaaacagcTTTTCGGCTGGCCCTGAGGCTACAACGACTGTGAACAACACAAGTAAAATGCAAGTTATCAGTCGCACGAGCGAAACCCTTTTTCACACAACGGCTCGCAAGCACGCAGAAAAACACCCAGCCATTCACAATATTGCAAAATCAATTAAGCAAACATTGAAATCATCTGATTGTTATCTTAAAATTTATTAGACCATTCCGTTTATAAAGTTATTAAATGGTATGGCATGGTAGGTTGTTATCTTCAAAGAGTGTATGTAATGCAGAAAAATCCCTCCGATTAAAAAAACGCCTAAGGCTTTAAGGGTCCCAATACACTGAAACTAATCCCGCAAGCTGGAACAATTAAATCAGCcttaaacttgaaaataatgtaaaaatTCTCATAAATccaatttaacatttctttaCTTTGGggtttcttttttccaaatcgAAAACTACAATTTTCGAATTTCCCCGCAACTTAGGTAACTTTTAGTGTTTTGCTTTATTTATAATAAAACGGCATCGGAATGTTCGGTTTCAAGTTGACAGATCAAAACCGCCCTTCTAGGCCATGACAAATAATGCCTTTGCTTAGACTAAAAACCACTCGGCGTTTTCATCTGGAAACTGCTTATTTCACCGCTACattcttaaaaaaaacattcccTCCAGATAGGCTTCGGTTTCACCAAAGTTAATTAACAATAGTTTCACCGCTGCTTTAATGTAAAAATAGTTATGTTTCCGTTCGCTATCCCTAAGAAACAAAAATCTGAGCATTCGTTCAATGGCACTTTTCAACGCTCAATCGTTGACTCCCTTAAAAAGCGCATTTCATCACACGATCACATGAGGTGCATCTGAAAAACACCAGGTTTTCTGGTGATAACTTGCAGCACTCTGCTGAAGTAGCAAATTTACTTTTCTTcgatttctttactttttcgACGGTCATAGACTCCATACTCTGCAAAAGCGTAACTTGGCAGATATGAAAAATGAACTCTAACATTCGACCTTTTGAGCCTCGACTTCTATCATCATGCATACAAAATGGCTCTGCTCTTTAGCCCACCCCAACCTGCCACGCAATAACTTCACTGTTTCTTTTTGGCTTCCAATGCCGACGCAAAAAATTACTCATTAAACCAAGGTTTGAGAAAAGCCTGTCAGTTCGAAATAGATGGaccttgaaaaggaaacaatcaACACCTTTTTGTCACATACCTTCTCgatctaaaaactaaaactaaacttTTGGGCAAAATGCCAGGCATTCACGTTTCATTTGAAAATGCGATTATCATATAATACGTCTTCGATCTGGGTGAATTTCTAGAAAAATATAACCCAGCTTGCATGACTCAGATTTTCTAGATTGTGTACAGCTACAAAGCTATTTTCAACACTCGCTTGATGAATAGAAACATGACCCTGGAACTTAAAGGATTCACGTTGTTCCGCCCAAAGAActccaaataaaacaaacaggcCTCCTTAAGACATCATTCACTTCACAGCCGAGCCACTTAGAGGAGAAAGCCAGGCCAAAATCCTAAGATGAAAAGAATCAAAATATTTGTGTCGCTATTCTTTGCTGTTCTCTCCAACTGTTTCGTGTGGGAACGTACAAAGATCAAGGGAATTTCTCACCAGTCAAGTAAGTTATTATATGGCATTCTTTTTAAACTGAAGTGATACTCCTCTATCAATTCAAGGGCATACTGCGCATTAGTTTGAGGAAACTGAGTGGATTTAATCTATAGACTGCCCTAAGATCCGCGAAGGTGGCAAGATAAATAGTAAAAGGCgacaaaggaaagtaaagtTTTGTGCCTTTTAACTGAAGAAAACATGGTGAAACTATCACAAGAAAGCTCCATCGCACAACATAGGTTGCCGGGTAAAGCGGGCCAATTTCGCGAATTTCGTTAAGGTCCACCATGATAAGAGTCTGGTTGTGTCGCTATAAGGTTTGTCTGATTCGTCCCAAACGTTACTCATATCAGTTGATGTCCGGCCGTTATTGCGTCTAATCAAGTCGCATGTCTGCGATTAAGAGGACTGATTGCAAAACAGTTAACCTTGAATTATATTAACGGCTATAATCATAAGAGGACGAGtcaaaggaactttatttaagtgtcttgtcgttctagcgctgaagcactaattgtgGACACTGTAAAtcgaaattaacaatgaacacaagtaaagtcaaatgttggttttttgaggagaggggaaaccggagtacccggagaaaacctctcggtgcagagtagagaaccaacaaactcaaccaacatatgacgccgagtctgggaatcgaacccgggccacattggcgggaggcgagtgctctcaccactgcaccatccctgcaccccgagATTGACCAGATTGAGGGCATGACGACAGGAACGAGAACGCTGACATCGCAATCAAATTTAGTAACAAACCTTCGTAGAAAGTAAGGTTGCCAAAAAGCGGGTTGTTTTGtaacctacaattgtagatcCCCTCGCTATTTCCGCCACTCATACACTCAAATAAACCAATTCACAGTGTCTTAATAAAACGGGtgtctacaaaacgaagacctaagacctaagacctaagacccaaaaacgaagacccaacAACGAagactagtttttttttttgcaagcctATGAAACCAGAGACAGTCAAACCGGTTAAACGCCTTGCCTCAGGCACCAAATGATGCGAAATTagtggggtcttcgttttgtagataagcaggggcacccaacgagaatatagttcaaaaccacttaaacatagcattgttaaacgtattttagtatttaaacggtagatataggcatatctttatcccctaaaaatttttgatctgttcggatttcctagctgaaagtctagtgatccgaaaattatagggatcaaaacttaccttttcgaaaatttcagccagaaaaagggctcccgaaaattctaggtgaccttttttgggtaaaaatctgtttaaaatgggcaattacacctttttttagatgttcgaaaatcccaggacaggcaggcaagtaAGAAATTTTACTGACACGAAATCAATGGCTCAATCAATCACTTGTTTAAGCGAATAGCTTCAGGGCATTTTCAATTCCGAAACAATAAAACGGAGGACATAAATAAACAACTGATCCGCCAAAGTCCACAGTAGGCTGCCGTCCGCGATACTACATAACACTCGAACAAAGCATTTAGCGAGGGTCTTCATTTTGTAGTTCGAGCCGGCCTcatctacaaaacgaagaccccactAATTTCGTTTTGTAGACACCCGTCTTAAAACTCAATGCTCAGACGCATGAATGCGTAAGGTAGATTGTTATGAAGCAAATTCATAATTTACAGCTTTGGGATGGCTTGGAAGCAGTCCCTACGTTATAGATGGCACGCGTTGCCGCTACAGGGCTGCCAACCATCGTAAGTAACAACTCACGCCAATCCGCACTCAGTACGTCAGTTGTTTCACAGCAAGGTTGCAAAAGTTTGTTGCAGAAAAAAAGTTTAAGTTTATCCTTTTGATATGAACAGCTTAAAAACATTGAAACTCATACAAAGAAAGGAACACGTAAATGATTAACGGTTATCGAGAAAAATTACGCAAATTGCAAAAATGGTGTTTAGTGTGATTCAATCCAATAACCAGTTCTGTTCAGTATAATTTACTTCATGACTCGCTTTCGCACTGGAGGAAGACTGATAATTCTAAGTCAAAACGGCCTTTTAAGATGAACTGTGCAATTTTCTTTTAACAGGATTTCAACGCGTTCCTAAGGAAAGAGTCACAGCCAAGAAAATTGAACAGTTTTTCATCAGAAGTGAAAGTGAATTCCGAACGAGAAACAGAAGGGCTATTGAGGACAAGACGAAGTATGATGTTGTGCTTGTATTCGACGCTTCAAACTCTATTCGCAAACGCGACTTTTACCGAGGTGTCAAAGCATTGCAGGTGCTTATCCATAAAGCCCGTCCTGATACACATTATGCGGCAATAACATTCTCTGATAAAGCGATTGTTGCCTTTGATTTCACGGATTATAAGAGAGCAAAACGGTTTCTACGCACAAGAGTAAAATTTATTGGCGACAAAACAAACACGCAGGAAGCGCTGCAGAAATGCCGCACCGAACtattccaaaaggaaaactCTAAACTGCGCCCAGGCGCTAAGAAGCGAGTTCTCTTGCTCTCCGATGGCAGTTCTAACATGAACGTTCATCTCACCTTGTATCGCGCGCTTCAATTAAGACTTACAGGCGTTGAAGTGTTTGTGATCGGTGTTGGTAACTACATGCCCGGAATACAGGAACTGGTTGGTATAGCAAGTAGTACCAACAAGCATCTGTATCGGGTAGTGGATACCATGTCATTACTGCAAATAACTCGGCTTATACCACCCTGGAGATACATTAATCAAGTGCAGCCACCTTGGGTCAAGGAAAAATATCGCTACGGGTATGGCCAAGACGAAATCAACAGTTGATTAAGTATACCGCGActtccatgaaaaaaaaaaacctgacacACAAAAGACGCTAACGCAAAAGGTTAAAGTGTTTTGTCTCGCGAGCATTCTCCATT from Montipora capricornis isolate CH-2021 chromosome 12, ASM3666992v2, whole genome shotgun sequence encodes the following:
- the LOC138026314 gene encoding integrin alpha-L-like, yielding MKRIKIFVSLFFAVLSNCFVWERTKIKGISHQSRFQRVPKERVTAKKIEQFFIRSESEFRTRNRRAIEDKTKYDVVLVFDASNSIRKRDFYRGVKALQVLIHKARPDTHYAAITFSDKAIVAFDFTDYKRAKRFLRTRVKFIGDKTNTQEALQKCRTELFQKENSKLRPGAKKRVLLLSDGSSNMNVHLTLYRALQLRLTGVEVFVIGVGNYMPGIQELVGIASSTNKHLYRVVDTMSLLQITRLIPPWRYINQVQPPWVKEKYRYGYGQDEINS